GCAAGACAATCTCGTGAATCCCCGACCGGACCGCGCCCAGGACCTTCTCTTTCACCCCACCGATAGTGAGCACGCGGCCGGAGAGGGTGATCTCCCCGGTCATCGCCAGGTCGTGGCGCACCGGCACTCCTGAGAGCGCCGACACCAGGCCCGTCGCCATTGTGACTCCTGCCGACGGGCCGTCCTTGGGAATCGCGCCGGCCGG
The bacterium DNA segment above includes these coding regions:
- a CDS encoding endopeptidase La → PAGAIPKDGPSAGVTMATGLVSALSGVPVRHDLAMTGEITLSGRVLTIGGVKEKVLGAVRSGIHEIVLPKENEADLEDVPDEVRESLHVHAVERLSEVLALALPGLRPVSSQGAGVAAPRGARPLEH